ccaacatatgaattttaggcagacacaaacattcagtctgtgaCACAAATGATTGAGTGATTTctctgaattagaaaaaaaaattggggagtTGGCCCTGGgacgtagaggttaagttcatgcactctgcatTGGCAgccctggggttcgtgggttcagatcccagcacagatctacacactgctcatcaagccatgcaatggtagcagtgtcccacatacaaaatagaggaagattggcatagatgttagctcatgggcaatcttcctcacacacacacacaaaatttgcAATGCAACATAAACTATAGGTATAATGATTACAAGGTCAATCTAACCCCAACTGGTTGAAATACACCAGATTGAATTAGCCAAGAAAGTCCTATAACTGTTCATGTATATagagagaaatgtaaatttctctacacacacacacacccacacacagtatatatagtATCCTTAGCCTTAGGTAACGTGTACCTATGTGTCATAGCTAGAaatgaaatttcctttaaaattagcCTTTAACAAATTCTTAGTAATGAATACTGGCCTTGTTTGTAGTTAACTGGCAATCCTGTATTGAAATAGGACATGATAGGATGGAAGCAGACAACTGGATTTCTTCCCCAGGACCAATTCAAATCCCACTTGTGGATTCAACCTTTACTTCCTCCTAGATGAAATCTTGGGTGAACTCTTGGATCCCGTGCTTTTCTTTAtcactcttttcttttaattttggtaaaaacgcataacatgaaattcaccatcttcctcatttttaagtgtacagctcaggagtgttaagtatattcacattgttgtgaaacagatccccagaatttttcatctgaaaaaaagttatctgaaactctatacccgtcAAACAACGCCCAtttcccccttcctccagcctctggtaAGCACCATTCTATTTTCGGCTTCTACGAATTTGACTGCTTTATACACTTCATATAGCATTCATATATATCAGGAATCAGATAGCATTTGTctatttgtgactggcttatttcacttaacataatgtcctcaagcttcttTCACATTATAGCATatggcagaatttctttcctttgaacgctgaataatattccattgtatgtatataccacattttgtttattgacTAGTCACCAATTGAGGGACATTGGGGTTgctcttagctattgtgaacaatgctgctgtgaacatgggtgtgcagataATCTCTTctagaccctgctttcaattcttttggatatctacccaaaagtgggattgctgaatcatttggtagttctgtttttaattttttgaggaactttcatactGTTTTATAGCGGTTGCACAATTTTACAATcacaccaagagtgcacaaggattccaatttctctacatcctcatcaactttttgtgttattttctgggggtttttttgaCAATAGTGATCCAAATGCGTGTAAGGTGTTATCTCATCACATTTTTGATTTGTGTTTGTCTAGTCCctcttaaataataaaaagtccTTTGGTCATTTTCAGGGCCAAAGAACAATCTCATTTAGGAAATATGAGAGGCAGAATAACTCCCTCCCTCCAAAAGATGCCCTTACCCCTGGAACCTGTAGATATCTTTTGCTATATTACAAAGGGTAGTTAAAGTTGCAGACAGAAATAAAGGTTTCTAATCAGCTTCCTCCACTCCCAGGTTGCCTGTGACTCCTCCAGGGATAGAAAAGACGGAGGCTAGGAGGAGAGGTAAGCAGCGGGAGAGACCATGCTTACCGAAGGCAGATATAGTATGATGTTTGTAACTTCTGTGTGGGGCAGATTCCCAATGatgattccttctcttcctcagcaCTTTGTGGGATCCTCAATCAAAGTGATCCCCTCTGCGCCCTTGGGCAATTCTTGTCTGTGGCCAGCTGCTTCTCACCTCATCTTCATCCTCCACAGCAAATAGTAGCTTACAGCCTCTTGCTGCTGAGGGCCCTTCTCCTTTGGCACAAAGCCTTTTTGGACAGGTCTTTTCCAACAACTCCAAGGCCAGATCCTTCCCACAAGTCCTCTCGGCTCACAAGAACACTCTGgcatcctcccccagccccaccagggGCACATGTGCAGTTTTCTCTCCAGTGCATATACCATACAGTCAGCCTTCCATATCCATGGGTTCCACatctgtggattcaaccaacGTGGATGGAATGGCCTGCAGTGGTTGCGTCTGTACCGAACATGTACAGACTGTTTTTCTTGTCACTATTCCCTAAACAgtgtaacaactatttacatagcatttacattgtattaggtattataagtaatctagagattatttgaagtatatgggaggatacgcacaggttatatgcaaatactacaccattttatataagggacttgagcatcctcaGATTTGGTACCCATGggatcctggaaccaatccccatGGATACTGAGGGACAACTGTAGAGCTCTTTGCTTGGCCACCAGGCAGGCAATTCTAACTGCAGACTTTgatcttttcagagaaaaaaataaaattattgaagtTCATTAATGTGGCTGATTTTACAGTCTTCAACTTCTTCGAAACAAAGGtctgcattcattcaacattttctTAGGATGAGCATTAGGAACtacttttctgttctgcttttagAGATTTCGCTGAAGTTCATTTCTAGTTAGCTGATATGTATTTATGTAGCATATAAGCCAGAAATAGTCTCATGTAGTGATAATATGGTTGCAGTTACAGTAAATAAAGTTTCCATAAGAACTTGGGAATTTtgagataataaacattttttccttaaCTAATCTATTTTCATAGAGCTATTTGTAAAGTATGTCTTCTCTGAACATTTCCCCCAAACCTCTACCGATTCTGACTTTAAATTCAATACCATTGCACATTTCTATAAGGAAAAGGACAGTCTACAAGTTCTCTTAACTAATCATGGGTAACTTTAACGACCACTTCCGCTGTCCCCATCCTTTCCCCATCTTGCCCAAGCATAAGGTTCTCTAGGGCTTGCAAAGAATTTTCGCATCATGAGAAAGATTATTGCTGATGCCATTCATGACATAAGCTATCATTCTAAATACCAACTTAACTTTCCAATCCAAGATCAGGATATCAAAACCAAAATTCTCTTACAAATGAGAAATTCTCAATAATTTGCCCTTAGTAGGTCATCTCTTCGGGAAAATACAAGAGACTGATAACAATTGTTGACTCTGAGATGAGAACTGGGGACCTGGGAAAATGGGGAGGAGAAAGACTTTTCACTAAATATCATTTTGAACCTTTTGAATTTTATACTATATATTCtcaattcaaaaaacattttattttaaaaataataatttgcattTGAAAGTAAAAAACTACCATTCTAACACTCAATGTTACAAGTAAAAGTTaccttttgaaatcagaaaatagagTTTTCAAAGTCTTAAGGACAAATTGAATTGTGTCTATAAAAGATCTAAGATTTATAATTGAGTTGTTTGGTAaattttttgagtttttcttcTACTCTCTGCTCTCAGATTGCTCAAGAttgcaacaaaaacaaagagaaagcttGGTTTTTGTGGGAAGGGAGGTCATGGAAAGGCATGTCTTACTGACAATTAATCCATTTCATCATTTGTCAAGTGCTTGCCATCTGCCATGCAATGTGTTGGATGCCAGGAGACACACAGGGGCCTGCCTGGGAGGGAGACTTGCACATTGGAAAAGAGAAGGTGGTGCTCTGAATTCTCAGAGTTGGggttggaggaagagggaagacttAGACTCAACACCTAGAGAGGAGGCAAGGAGGACTTGAGCCAAAATGGTGTCTAGACACGATATGGAAGCCACTAGAATCTGAAAACAAGGAGATGAGGTGGGGCCTAAGGATGGGACAGTGTATTCAAAGCAATGGGTGAAAAAGAAGCTTTTTTCCGCAAGCCAAGTGTCCACACCCGAAGCAAAGTAGAGAACTGAGGTCTGAATTTCCCAGGCAATTGGCCCAGCTCTTAACGGTGATGAAATGATTACCTTGGGCCAAGTTATGTGTATAGATGGTCCCTAACTCACAATGGTTCAACTTATGATTTTTCAATTTTGCGATGGTGGGAAAGTGATACGCATTCCATAGAAAGCATATTTCAAATTTTGGATTTTGCTGCTTTCCCATGCCAGCAAACGCAGTATGATGCTCTCTCAGGATGCTGGACAGCAGCAGCGAGCCGCAGCTCCAGGTCAGCCTCAAGATCACGTGGGTAAATGaccgatacacttacaaccatgcTGGACCCATCCAACCATGCTGTTCTTCACTTTCAGTATAGTATTCAACCAATTCCAGGagatattcaacattttattataaaacaggcttTGTGTTAGTTGATTTTGCCCAATTggaggctaatgtaagtgttctgagtgcatttaaggtaggctaggctaagctgtgACGTTTGGCAGATtaagtgtattaaatgcatttttgacttacgatattttcaacttatgatgggtttatcaggataTAACCCCATCGTAAGCCAAGGATGATCTGTATGGCAAATGTTAAAGGAAAGGTCCTGATCTCCTAAGGTTCTGTAAGgcctttctaagcctcagcttTTCTCATTTGTAGACCAGAATAATAATATCTATGTTATAAAATCGTTGTGGGGATTTCCATAGTGTCAGGAGCATAATAGTTGCTCAATACATGGTATCTATTGcctttcttgttgttgttattattacgtgtaaataaaagtaaatatcatAATGATGGTTCCCATAGATTGGCTCATTCAAGCCTCATTTTACCCTCCTTTTGGAGTAACTTCCTGTATTGCCAAGTCTATGAAACtaggaactacatttcccagactcctttgctcTTAGGGTCTAGTTGCCAGTTAGGGTCTACCAATTGGAGGCAATCACATGAGATTTGGAAGATGGAAGGAGGTGGAAGCCATCTTCCTGTTGCTGTTTCTTTTGCAAACAACGTCACAAAGACATGAATGGCATGAGGCAGCAGGGACTGTGGTGCAAGTAGCTGCTTGACCTTCAGATCACACTGCAGTGGTTTGCCCTTGACATCAATCAGTGGGGGCCCCTGATTTCAGCTTCTTAAGCCCTTCCAGTGACTTTGTAAGCATCTAATTCCTGTATGAAattctttctgtttaaaatacCTAGGGTGATGATTCCTGTTTCTAGAACTAAATCCTGACTGATTCAGGAATGGATATTTCATCTAAAGAAATATCATATGTAAACTTCTGTGAAAGAATTTATTTTGGGGCccgccccagtggcctagtggttaagttgggcatgctctgcttcagtggcccaggtttagttcctgggtatggacctgcACCATTCTATTGGTAGCCATGCCGTGCTGGTGGCCCATatactaaaaagtagaggaagactggcatggatgctagctcagggtgaatcttcttcagcaaaaaaaaaaagactttatttctaACTGCTGCCTCAAACttgcttaaatttaaattatgagTTAATTGACATGTTTAAGCGAGTTCAGTGTTCTCCTTATTGATGCCATTTTTTTTGAGATCTGTTAACATAACACAAAGTTTTCTGGGATTCTGAATGTTAACTCTGTATTTGTATATCATATTGAAGGCAGAGTATGTTTTTGTGATGATCATAACTTATCTATTGTCTTTCTTTACACTGTATTTGGTTGAGAGGAAAATGGTCGCTGAAACAATTTTGCCTCCCATtatccattcttccttcctttcttagtATCAAAGACCTCAATTTTTAGCTGGAGATACTGCTAACCAGCTAAAGTTTATTCCCACTCTCCCTTAAAGCTAGATATGGCCATATGGTTAAATTTTGGCCAGTTAGATGTAAGAAAAAGTGTTTAGTGTAACTTCTAGAAAGTATATTTAGAAGGTGGGTTCAGAGTCTTCtttgccttcctccttcctgttgGTTGGAGTGTGAATGTGATGACAGGAGCACCAACAGCCATCTTGGGTCATGAGGTGGTACATTAATCATGGCAGAGTAGAAGAGAATGAGCCTGTTGCCTGCAGAGCTGCCACATAGGCCTGGATTTTGTAACTCCAGATTTCtttcacataagaaaaaaaaaaatcagtctctaACTTTTTAAAGTCACTgttattttattgctgttttgttATTATATGTAGCTAAACCTACCCCTAATTAATATAAGGGGAATAGCCAAACTTCAGTCCCTATCAACCATGGACTATTTCTCAGTTTCTAAAAACAAGTGCATTCTCAAAAGCTGCCCAACTACTGAAACACAGTAAAGCATGCTGCCAAAAATGCTGATCCGGGCTTAGAAACAAAGGCATAAAATGATTTCACTGAGGCCAGTCCAGCATACGCAACAGCCAACTTTGTAAGCCGGATGAATAACTTTGATTCACTCATATCACTTTCAAAATCAAATCAAGACTCCCATTTTAGGTTGAGTAAAAGGCAAGTGCTCAACCCTAGCTGGTGGTCCATTAGGACTAGAGTTATAGATTCAAAATGGCTGGGTTTTTGTTTAAACTGGACCTCTGCTGTTGGTCACGTGACCACACCACAGCCGACAGCACACCCAATGGTATAACCTGCTTTGCAGCTCTCTGTTCCAGAGCCCATAGATCAGAGGGTTAAAACACTGGGCAAAGGCAAAGACTCCAAAGAGCACCAgatttaaagcaaagaaaaacgCTCCGCACATCTTTCCCAAACCTATGAATAACAGGGTTGGTATTACGTGCAAGCTCAACTGCACTAAATGAATGAGGACTGTTCTCCTGGCTTTGATATTTGACCTGTTAAAATGGCCAGCCCGTTTTCCTTCTTGGTATATCAGAGAGTAACTTATAAGAATgacagaaagaggaaggaaaaggaaagccaTGCCAGTGGCTCTGGCAGGAGTGCCGTTCAAGACCACTGGGCAAAGGGGTTCAGATTCAAAAATAGCAGCCTGAGTGGAGTTACTGCTCTCTATGAGGAATAAGCAAATATTCTTGAGTATAATGATCATCCAAGTCCCAGCCAGAATCCTATACTTGACTGAATCTACAAAGGACAGAGATTTCAATGGCCAGCAAATGGCCAGGTAAGTATTGAAAGCCATGAAGGCCAGAGTGAAGAGGATTCCTTCTCCAACACTTAGCTGGGCCCCAAACACCACCCAGCACATCAATACGGGGCTGTTGGCCAGCAAAGCCCGCATCCCTTGGAAAACCACCCCCAGACCACAATAGGAGGAGATGCACAGCAGATGGTGGCAAAGGAGGATGTATCGGACCTCGTTCCTCAGTTTCGAATTCTGTGTCACTATGGCAATAATGACGACAGTGATGAAAgtggcaaaggagaaagaaaccacGTACAAAGAGGCCTTCACTGTGGCTTCTAGCCTCAGCCAATCCGATATGTTGCAATGCTCAGAAGACAAGTTCATGATCTTCAGGGCAACTTGGCTCCTGcaggattaaagaacaagaaagagtGAATCTGCATTAaagctcctttttaaaaaaaaaaacaaactatagattagcctttatttatttatttatttacttttgaggaagattagccctgagctaacatctacctccaatcctcctctttttgctgaggaagactggccctgggctaaagTCCCtacccaccttcctctgctttttttatatgtgggatgcctaccacagcatggcttgacaagcagtgcataagtccgcacccagaatccaaaccggtgaaccctgggccaccaaagtgggacgtgtgaacttaaccactatgccaccgtgCTGgaaccccctttttttttttgaggaagattagccctgagctaacatctgccgccaatcctcctctttttgctgaggaagactggccctgagctaacatccgtgcccatcttcttctactttctatgtgggacgcctgccacagcatggtttgccaagcgctgccatgtccgcacccaggatccgaaccagtgaaccctcgGCCGCCGAATGTTAAAGCTTCTTGGGTGGTCTTCCAGCTCTCTGATCTTGCACACAGCCTCAAGGGGCAGCTTGCATGATTTTTGCTACAGAGGATGACAATTTTAGATAGGATTGACGTGGATGAAAGGAACTGGAGAAGTCATCTGGGGTCTTCTCTTTATTTCAGAGGACGGGCATATACTCAAATCATCTGAAAGGAGGGTTTGAAAGATGTGCCCTCCGTACTTAGCAAATTGCTCAAAATCAGGTCGCAGTTGTACGCCTTACGCATCGTTTTCCATCTTTGGTTGTGAGAACTTTTTCAATTCAGAGCACAAAGCACAACATTGTAAAAGTCAACTGATTAACCACCAAACACTTAGTTCATGCAAAGGTCTGGGGAAGAAGTTAGGGCAGGAGCTGTGAGGAATGAGAAGAAGTTGCTGCCAAGACTGGAATTCATTTGGGTCCACAAGACATGAAAGGGAGATTAACAATAATGACGACAATCCTGGgtgatatttactgagtactttctAGGGATCAAAAGCTCTTAGAGCATATTCCTCACTAACCCTGGGGCACGTTTTATTTTCCACCAAATGGTTTTATTATGCACAtttcacaaatggggaaactgagacttggagatGCTATGTAACCTGCTCAAGGCCTTGTGGTTACTGCATAGTAGGGCCAGGGTTTGAATTTGGGAGGACCATTCCAGAGCCCATCCTCTCAACCACTACAAGTAAGTTTGTGTCAAGTGCAAGGCCAAATGAATGCATTCTCTGAGTTCTTCTTTGGCCAACGTCATTTGACCAGCCACCTGGACCCCATTTGTAGGAATATCGTTTCTCTTGTTAGGAAGCTGGAAGACTGCACATTCAGGAAGGTTCTGAGATCTCAGGATTCCTCAGGGAATGTGCCCACTGAAATGGTAAGTCATGCTCAGTAGCTTCATCAaatcttctcaagtgtgcacagCAGTGAATGGCAGCCTGGGGAACCCCCAAATTACAGCATGACTTTTGTCTCTGTGAAAACCTACTGTAGAGATGCCAACTGTTGCCTCCCCATCTACACCCTATCCAAGGTGATCAACCCCACAGTAGCCTTGCTGCCTCGCTTCCACATGACCTATAGCATCACCACCTCCCTGATCAAAGTTCATTGCACTGGGAGTAAACCTGATCCACGGAAAATCATCCTGTAGACTGCGGTGAGTCCATCAGTCTATCTCTTAAAAATCAGACCCAAAGATTCTCACACAGAGAATGCAGTCCGAGAGCGACATCATGTAATTGGCCTGCCAGTCATGGTGGAGTGTAGGTGagtagaagaaagagacagagagaggtagGAGAGAAGCACAGATGAGGGAGACCATGATGCCCTTCAGAGGCCACAAAAGCCCTTGCAAGACAAAGAGAACACccttggcttctgaatttctgaTTCTACTGGGCTGCTTTACGTTTTCTGCCCTTGGGTTCTAAAAATATAACACACCCCTCTATTATTTGAGCTAGCTTAGGTGGGTTTCCATTCGTTTATTCTGTACCCTTGAGTTCCAAGCAAATGAAACGGACCCTGAAGAGGCAGAATAAACTGTATTGATTTCCTAAAGGGCATATCACAATGGGGATACAACTGTTGCAACTTCCTGAGAATCTAAATGCCATCACTCCTTATGAAATCTCTTGCTGCAAGTATAATTTTTTCTCTGCATATTATGTTGTCACCCTTTGTGGAGATTTTCTTGCCATTGTCGTGCTGTTAAATTCCAGGCATTTATTTTCTCTACCCTCCAGCTCTCCAGAGAGGAATTGAAATTGTAGTGGTCACGAACACAATCAGCTTAcaatcatttttggaaaaaataccctggatagaaaactgaaaactggataaaaagaacccccacaacaagggacagtcctgactaaggcaaaagaggcagaaattcctgctggagaggaaaaaagccacctttgggagcagtggagcttctcagctggccaggcgggagccaccctaaggtacgcagccctccctggaggagtgaggtccggagcagggGCGATACTGCTAAAAGcatacttcagactcagcccCGTCTCAGtacgggggtcttactgtctggcttctctggctattaactgcagcgaggataccccaagaaaagctatcggctgaaagccaaaaagacctgaGTCTTAAAGGGCCtgtgcacaaactcactcattgcagcaacctaaaatcaccagagacaAGGCTGAcaatcctttggtgaaacgagactcacctgggtgctctgggggcatcttggtgagaggagggacctctccggagactgagacattggtgggggccattgttctgaactggtcgAGGTGTGCTGTCACAGACGCTGGAGGTTCCTctcttggcctgttagcccaggggtctgccacgcccactagagcacagatttaatccagttcagccagggcaggcagcctgccccagggaccagccccatctaacagcaagccctcaggctacttttcagcctgtgttgactgggtgccttgatcctccacAGGCAGgtaagggtgtctgcctctgtggggcagggcctctgTGAGGACCAGTTGatctgtggggggcattggtggagaggtgggggcctctgtagTGCGGCGACAGGGTACACTCCAGGgagttgagaagtgtgcacggaccaggactgtgttgatgatgTGTGTGTTCCTGTggagggtgaggcttatcagtggcagaagacctgtgcttcacaaacagccataaaaaggatcagccccaccttccaaagcttgaaacaattgagtgctcctgagcctagggccagccccactcagtgcactcctaagagaactgacaacagccttgtaggcctgaggcctattgcaactataagcccctgagcctagcaacaagctacactgggtaccaacccaattaagaggaaagctgcaataggagtgtgctgatagactttgtagccaatggtgcttagcctccccaaactggatttacaaacagctggccagggaaggaaagactagacccCCTGGGTACCTgtagtaagagcaaccctgccacagcagaaagccacaagtagcccacaaaggggtcactcctggatcatttggactggtgacgagagcgaagcacactgctgggcctcataaggcatctcatacataaggccacttctccaagatcaggagacatagccaactcacctaatacatagaaataagcacagagaaagaggcataatgaggaggcaaaggaatactttccaagcaaggggaCAGTGCAAAACCCTAGAAAACggactaaatgaaatagaaacaagcgacctactcaacaaagagttcaaacaaaatatcataaggatgctcacagatattgggagaagaatggaggaacacagtgagctcatcagcaaagaactggaagatataaaaaacaaccaatcagaaatgaagaatacaatactggaaatgaaaaactcattagagggactcaatatcagagtagaggaagcagaagaacggatcagcgagctaaatgaaagactagaggaaatcacccaagctgaacaggaaaaaaaaaaaaaccaattagacagaatgagaacagtctaagggaactctgggacaatatcaagtgttctaacattcggattataggtgtctcagaaggagaagagagagacaaaggggcagaaatttatttaaagaaataatagatgaaaattttcctaacctaaggaaggaaacagacatccaagtacaggaagcacagagagctccaaacaagataagcccaaagaggcccacaccaagacatattataattaaaatgtccaaaattaaagataaagagagaatcctaaaagcagcaagagaaaggccacaagtgacatacaaagggaagcccataaggctatcagcggacttctcagccgagaccctacaggcaagaagacaATGgtacaacatatttaaagtgctaaaaggaaaaaacctacagccaagaatactctatacatcaagattgtcattcagaatggaaggagagacaaagagtatCCCAGACAAGCaaatattaaaggagtttatcagcaagaaaccagttctacaagaaatgctgaatggacttatttaagtgggaaagtgatgaccacaaataaaattatcaaaaaaacaaacaaacaaaaaaaagaacaggcaataaaatcacttgtaaaggtaaaaatatagtaaaggcagcagatcaactacctgtgaagataatatgaaggttaagagacaaatgtactaaaatcacctatttcaatgataagagggtaatggatagacacacactaaggAAGAGACtacatatgatttcaaaaacataaaatgtgggaggagaggagtgaaaaagtagagcttttaagaaagaggtcaagctaaagactatcaactcgatatagactgttatgtatatagaatattaaataggatcctcatggtaatcacaaatcagaaacctataataaataaaaatgtaagacaaaagaagtcaaacatattactaaagatagccatcaaaccacaagggaagagagcaagagaaggagaaagcagcaaagaactactaaaacacccagaaaaaaaagtaacaaaatgtcaataaatacatatttatcaatagctactttaaatgtcaatggactaaatgctccaatcaaatgccatagagtggccaactggataaaaaaacaagactgtagctgcccctgacacaggaagggttaataatcactggaaaaggctggccaacaaactgtgacccagaggtgagaaggcaagtcagccaatgatgggtaagacctccagggcagggcaacctaagacaggcgcggtcacctgggggcacagatggagacacgatatcgatatcgatatcgggagcaggaggggccgttgcctaggaggccttgcctgctccgagataaaaatatatgagcacagcaataacatgataatatcaaaacagaggctgagggagggctccttgagaaatcacgaagaattcttggcattcgctaattacttcatccagaagaCCTATGTATgcttaacagatgtaagctatgtatatattgaaatgctggttataataaactcagagtggccatcagccctctctgcatctatcctgatgtgtacattggattgcgacaccgacagacTCATGtatatgttgcatacaagagacacacttcagacctaaagacactcacaaactgaaagtgaaaggatggaaaaagatattccacgcaaatggccaagaaa
This Equus asinus isolate D_3611 breed Donkey chromosome 19, EquAss-T2T_v2, whole genome shotgun sequence DNA region includes the following protein-coding sequences:
- the LOC106827880 gene encoding probable G-protein coupled receptor 148 isoform X1 codes for the protein MQKKEEYLPQIHFLGKEKGTHLSLTKGPPSHRHTSNDPLIFSCSGVSILERLPVDPQRSQVALKIMNLSSEHCNISDWLRLEATVKASLYVVSFSFATFITVVIIAIVTQNSKLRNEVRYILLCHHLLCISSYCGLGVVFQGMRALLANSPVLMCWVVFGAQLSVGEGILFTLAFMAFNTYLAICWPLKSLSFVDSVKYRILAGTWMIIILKNICLFLIESSNSTQAAIFESEPLCPVVLNGTPARATGMAFLFLPLSVILISYSLIYQEGKRAGHFNRSNIKARRTVLIHLVQLSLHVIPTLLFIGLGKMCGAFFFALNLVLFGVFAFAQCFNPLIYGLWNRELQSRLYHWVCCRLWCGHVTNSRGPV
- the LOC106827880 gene encoding probable G-protein coupled receptor 148 isoform X2, whose translation is MNLSSEHCNISDWLRLEATVKASLYVVSFSFATFITVVIIAIVTQNSKLRNEVRYILLCHHLLCISSYCGLGVVFQGMRALLANSPVLMCWVVFGAQLSVGEGILFTLAFMAFNTYLAICWPLKSLSFVDSVKYRILAGTWMIIILKNICLFLIESSNSTQAAIFESEPLCPVVLNGTPARATGMAFLFLPLSVILISYSLIYQEGKRAGHFNRSNIKARRTVLIHLVQLSLHVIPTLLFIGLGKMCGAFFFALNLVLFGVFAFAQCFNPLIYGLWNRELQSRLYHWVCCRLWCGHVTNSRGPV